aagagcatgttgttgttagtcgccattgaatgggctccgactcatggacacccctgtgccatcttcatgatcattggtatgtttgagttcattgttgcaaccattggctcaatccatctcattgagggtttccctcatttttgttggccctctactttatcaggcatggtgtccttttctgcACTTGGTCCTTCCTTAGGGTGTGTCTACAgtggacaatattctgctgtgatccacaaggttttcattggctaatttttggaagtagatcaccatgcctttcttcctagtcttactgtggaagctctgctgaaacttatccaccatgggttcccctgctggtatttgaaataccagtggtatagctttcagcatcatagcaacatgcaagccaccacagtacagcaaactaacAGATGGGCAGTGGAAGAGTATATTAGAAATTACTTATTAAAGGATTTGGGCTTATTACAGGATTTTTGAGAAATGCTCAAGAAAGGGAGGCTTTTCTCTGGCTTGGATACTATCAGAAAACAGGGATAATTCTTACTGGTTATCATAAAAATTCTTATCTAGAAGATGTGAGGAATGAATTGCAACTAAAGCTATAATTGATAAAGAAGcatccgggttctcaattctgttccattggtcaatgtgtctgtcgttgtactagtaccagactgttttcacTACCGTAGCTGCATAGCAGATTCAAGgttaggtagtgtgagtcctcctactttcttcttcttctttgtttatccCTACTTGGATAAACACATCCTTATGATGTGTCTCTattggaaaatattctgttgtgattcacaaggttttcatttcTATCTCTACTCGaatctttatttccttccttctgctagctttggatttaattttctatttccttAAGGTGTTGTTTGTTGGTGGGGGTTGACATCatgtttattccaactcatggcaaccccacgtgtgtcagagtagaactgtactccatagggttttcaattctgtgaactttcagaagcagatcaccaggcctgtcttcccaggtgcttctgggtatgTTGAAACAGCCAAgcattcagctagtagtccaatgcttaaccatttgcaccacccaggaactcccctgAAGGTGTACAGCTAGGTTATTGACttgagatccttcttcttttttccaagtAGTAATTTACATCTATAAATATCCCTCTtagcattgcttttgctgcattctataagttttggtatgttgcgtttaaatttaatttgtctcaagttattttataatttctcttgTAATTTCTTCGACTCATTGGTTGTTGAAGAGTATGTTGcttaattttcacatatttgtgaattttccagttttctgtttcattaatttgtagtttcattccattgtgattggtaataatactttatatgatttcaatctttttaaatttattaagactGATTTTGTGGCCCAATGTATGATCTATCCTGGAGAACAAACCATATGCATTTGAGTAGAACGTGTGTCTGCTATATCTCATTGGTTTATAGGGTTGTTCAAGGCCTCTATTTCCTTACTGATCTTCTCTTAGTctgttctatccattattgaaagtggggtattgaagtctccaatgATTATTATagttgtctatttttcccttcaaatctgtcaatttttttctttatatatattgtgggttctcacaccatacacaaaaattaactcaaaatagactaAAGACCTAcatgtaagagctaaaattataaaactcttagaacaaaacagcagcaaatcttcatgaccttggatttggcaattgtttcttaaatattacagtaaaacccaaaaaacgcttaaaaaaaacacacaggcaaaaaaagaaaaagtaaattggacttcatcaaaattaaaaacttttgtgcatctaAGGACACTACCAACaaagcaaaaagacaatccacagattgggaaaaaatactTGGATATTATATATCTGAGAAgcatttaatatccagaatatataaaaaattcctacaactcaacaacaacaaaaaatccaatttaaaaatgggcaaaggatttgagcaGACATttatccaaagaagatatacaaatgggcaataagcacataaaaagatgttcaacatcattagtccatccaaactcattgccgtagagtcaattctgactcatagtgaccctataggacagagtagaactgacccataggatttccaaggctgtaatctttatggaagaagactgccacatctttctcccatggagcagctggtaggttcaaactactgactttttgggtaGTAGCACTTAAtctactaggccaccagggctccttcattaatccttaaggaaatgcaaatcaaaactatgatttTGATTTGCTTATcagttaccaaaccaaaccaaacaaacctgtCGCTTGTAGTGACACtatctgccccataggatttccaaggagcagctgctggattcaaactggtgaccttttggttagcaaccatagctcttaaccactgtgttaccagggctgcCATCAAATGGATTCAACTCTCGGCAACCCCATCTGTGTGACCGTAgaacctccatagggtttttagtgattgattttttttggaaaaaaaccctggtggcttaggggttaagagctatgtctgctaaccaaaagattggcagtttgaatccacctggtgcttcctggaagccctatggtgtagttctactttGAGTcggacttaatggcaacaggttttttggtttggatttttctgaagtagatctctaggccttcttctgaggtgcctctgggaggactcatcctccaatcttttggttagcaattgagcaggttaactgtttgcatcattcAGAGACtcctcacacccactaggatggttattataaaggaaaaaagacGAAACTAAAacaacagacaataacaagtgttggagagaatgtggagaaattagtgTCTTTGTGCATTGCTGGcgcaaatggtacagccactgtggaatatagattggcagtttctcaaaaagttaaacaaagaattaccacatgatccagcaattctgctcctaggcaTATACGCAAAAGAACTGAACGCAGGAATTAAAACAGACACTTGACAtcgatattcattgcagcattattattCACCATagtcaaaaggtgggaacaacccaagtgcccatcaacagacaaatggataaacaaaatgtggtatatacatacaagggagtactactcagccataaaaaggaatttagtactgatacatgctgcaacataaACCTTGAAAGCATGCTAAGTGACACAAAAAGACAAGACGGTTtgatcccacttacataaaatatctagcATAGACAAAGTCATAAAAGCATCAAGTAGATTAGAAATTACCAGAGGTGGAGGGAGAGGGTAATGAGTTATTGCTTAGGGGGTACAGTTTCTGTTCAGGGTGATGAAGAAGTTCTGCAATTAGTAGTGATAGTTACACAATATTGCGAACGTACttgatgccactgaattgtacacttaaaaacggTTACAACGGTAAATTTTATGttctatgtattttaccacaataataataataataaaagcagcaGCAATAATTCATACTGCAGGTGGAAAGGGTTGTTTGGTCGTTTTCGTGGTTTGAACAATATCCTCTTTTTGTGTTCAGACATGATTACAGAATGGTCTTTTTCTGGATCCATCAATCAGAGAGTGGCTTTGTCTGATGTTGATGCTCTGTGAAACTGTTTATGCTCAACAGAACAACACCACAGCCTAGCGATGAGTGCAAGGCCAGCTCCTAGCAACACCACAGCTTCTAGAGGCACAGTGCAAACCAACTCCCAGCTGTCAACAgctgcttttttctctctctagctACACTTGAAAAACCAGAATTAGCAAACTGTTTTGGtagaacagaaaccctggtggcatagtggttacgagctttgctgctaaccaaaaggtcaggagttcaaatgcactaggtgctccttggaaaccctacggggcagttctactctgtcccatagggtcactatgagtcggaattgacttgacggcaaccggtttggtttgtttgtttttggtagcatggagccctggtggcacaatggttaagagcttggctgccagccaaaagttggcagttcaaatccaccagccactccttggaaactccgtggggcagttctactctgtcctatagactcactatgagtctgaattgactcatcgaaaatgtttttttgtttttttttttttggtagaacagGAGCCCccgtggcacactggttaagcatttggctgctaaccaaaaggtcagcagttcaaatccaccagctgctccttggaaaccctatgggacaattccactttgtcctatagggtcactataagtcagaatcgactcgacagcgtttttggtttggtagactATGAGCTCTCCAAGTCACCACAAGCCCCACTATTTCCCAAAATCTTATAACTGGCTAACTTCATTTATTTACGTTCCTGCCTGTCCTCTGCAGGCATTTAAATTTGCATCACCTTACTAAGCAAAAAAGAAGCTAACCACGCCCAGAGACAAGCGACTTGTCTAGCATCACTCTGTGAACTGGTGGCTGGATTGAAACTAGAACTCTGTCTTTAGTTTTCCCGCCAGTAAATCCCCCTGCTAGACATTCAGGTAATTGTTATCCTCTAAACTGGATGCTGATTAGGTCTGAAAATAACACTTCTCACCACATTTTGTCAACATTGTGTTCCTATTTCATTTCCTCTTTCGTGATTGAGTAATCTTTTACAGGCACTAGGTCTCATGACATTATCTGGGATTCTAAGGTCCTTGCTCAGCTACCCTGACATTCTTTCTGCTCCTCAAATACTGTGTGACAAGATTGTGCCTGCCTAGGGACCTTTGTATTTGCCGATCCCTCTGCTTGGAACTCTCTTCCCTCACATCTCCACTTCTCAGTCCCAGCTCAgaatcacctcctcagagaggccttccctaagGGACCTACCTACTCACACCCTTCAGGCCAGgtgcggattaaccagtaagcaaggtacgcatagacttacttgtgcttattcactaatctgcagtgcacaatttcaccagtgaaaaccaggtgaaattgtgcactccaGATCAGACAACACAAGTAACCCTGAACGTTGTTTGGTTGCTGGGTAGTCCGTCCCTGCTGCAGGCTCTAGCACCCCTGCCACCTTCTCTAGGAGACCAGCCTCTTTCGACTTCCTTTAAGAGCCACCGTTGGTGTCCCGTTCGCAGTTCTCATCGCAGCCTGTCAAGCGCGTGAGTCTGGGAGGCGGGAAACCTTGCCCAAtccccttcccctctctgggcatCCATGTTCCCTTCAAGCCCGGGAAGCGGACTGAGATCAGAGACACAAACGCGGGCGGGAACGTAGTATTCCACGTCAGGCAAGCTTATCCTGGGTGCCTTCTCGCTCTGGTTTCCCGGACTCGCGAGAGGCCCCCGGCCCTGAGCTGCAAGCACCGGAACCCTCGCTGGCCCCCGGCGCGCAGCCCTCCAGAACCACTACGCATGCTCCGCACTCGGCTCCCCGCGGTCAGGGGCGGGGCCTTGACGCGCCTGCGCAGATGCTGGGCTCCGGTTTCCGGGCCTGGCGGACGCGGTCAGGCTGAGGACCAGTGTCGCCTAGTAGCGGTGGCTTGTGGCCGTGTGGGCCGAGCGCTCTGGCTCAGGGGCCGGGATCAGGGAGTCTTTGGCAGCGGGCCGCAGGGCGCAGAGAGAGCCCGGGATCGCCGCCCACCGCCACCACCTGGCATGTCGGCCGAGGCCTCGGGCCCGGCGGCGGCCGTGGACCCGTCACTGGAAGTCGCGAAGCCCTCGGGTCTGGAGCCTGGCTCCGCCGCCTACGGTCTCAGTCCGCTGACCCCGAACAGCAAGTACGTGAAGCTGAACGTGGGCGGCTCGCTGCACTACACCACTTTGCGCACCCTCACGGGACAGGACACCATGCTTAAAGCCATGTTTAGCGGCCGCGTGGAAGTGCTCACAGACGCTGGAGGTATGCACGCCGCCCTTGTGCCATGCTCCGTTCCCCAGATTCCTTCCCCCCGACTCTTCTCGTCGCCCAGTCTCCCCACGCCCCTTCTCTTGTGTGCAGTCCAGTCAACTCATTCTCGCCTCTCTCCAGCCCCCACATCGCACTTCATCTTCCCTTTCTCATTCATAATCTCCCTCCTTCTCCTATCCTTTACCCCCAGCAGTAACCAACACTTACGGAGCCCCTAGCCCTGCAGGCGCTGCGGTAAGTCAGTCCTCATTCCACCACGTTACCCGCTTCCGCCCCCATTTCTCCTACCCTTCACCGCTCAGCTCCCGCGACTTGGGAACCAGCCTTGTTGCCAGCAGCACCCCCTCCAGGCCACCTTCATCAGTTTCTTCCAACTCCGCAAGCATTTGTTCATCTATGCCTGGGCACTGCTAACACCAGCCTGGAGATCTTGTCTGTCTGTGTCTTCCTAACACAGGTTCCTATACACTTTAGGAATCTGTCTGTAAATGCAGATTGTAGAAGGAGAAGGCTGCTTTGGGTTTGCCAGGGACCCTAGATTAAGGGTGGACAGTTCTCCTTGGCAGTTACCTTACCATTCATTCAGATTTGGGCCTCACTGCCCAGGTAGGACATTAAAATTTGAGGGGAGGGTGGAATTCAGAAGAGGTTGACAAGAATtgtgagagcagaaaaacaaaagtTGGGGAGGTGGCACACAGAAGGTGAATAATTCATTTACTCAAGTATTTGTGAAGTGTCAGTTAATGCTGGAGATACATTGGTAAAGGAATCTGACAAGACTCCCATGGAATTTACATTTTTGGAGAGGAGGGACAATAAGCAagtaaactatatatatatatatatgtaactgcAGATAGTAATACATTCTGTGAAGACTGTAAATAAAAGTTAAGATGGTAGCAGCCTGGAGGGTGGGtataaacagaaaaaccaaacccagtgcagtcgagtcgattctgactcatagtgaccttataggacagagtagaactgccccataaggtttccaaggagcgcctggcggatttgaaatgccaacctttaggttagcagccatagcagttaaccactatgccaccagggtatagaCATTGTAAATGGGATGATCAGAATCAACAAGACAGGTTAGAAGTTTACTGATAAGGTAATTCTATAACAGTTTTCTCATGGCTGAGAACCTTCTGACCACAGAATACACTTGGAAGGTAATTGATTCGCTGTGGCTGGAAATGTTAAAAGGGGTCTATGGGACTGAAGATGTTTTAAAGGATTTTCTTGAATGTGACAAAAGTTTGGGGCGGATCAGAATTCAGACTTCCTTATAACCTTGGAATCCTTTTTTCATAAAAAACATAGTAGTTCCAAGGCCCCCCAGCAAAGTCATCCTTCCTCCTGCCTCCTTCCACCCTACCAGGTTGGGTGCTGATTGACCGGAGCGGCCGCCACTTTGGTACAATCCTCAACTACCTGCGGGACGGGTCTGTGCCACTACCTGAGAGTACCAGAGAACTAGGGGAGCTACTAGGCGAAGCACGCTACTACCTGGTACAGGGCCTGATTGAGGACTGCCAGCTGGCCCTGCAGGTGAGGGCCCCTCCCCTACCTCCTGAGTCCCACGCCTATGCCCATGGCCCTGGGAGAGCTACccactactgtcgagtcaattccgacttatagtgaccttatagcgccgggttgaactgccccatagggtttccaaagctgtaatcttcgcgaaagcaaactgccacatctttctctttcggagtggctggtgggtttggccaactaaccttttggttagcagccaagtgctttaaccactacgcccccaagTTCCCTTTTTagatttaagaaaaaacaaaactgtacccgttgccatcaagtcgattccgactcatagcaaccctataggacagagtagaactgctgccccatagagtttttcagggagcgcctggtggatttgaaccactgaccttttggttagcagctgtagcactaaactactacgccaccagggtttcccctttttagatattaaacccaaaaaaaaaaaaccattgccattgaattgattctgactcatagcaaccctgtaggacagtagaactgccccatagggtttccaaggctgtaatctttacagaagcagactgccacatctttcttcccagagtggctgatgggtttgaagcgctgaccttttggttagcagttaagtgcttaataTTAGGACAGAAAAAAGGAGATGTAGGGTACTGCCTGGAGAGGCTGCCTTCTAGTCTGGCTCTTACTGGCTGTGACCCCAGGGAATTTGAGGTTATGTCTTCTCCCTTCCTGCTGTCTCAGGCAGGGCCCCCCTCACCACCTCATGCCAGAACTATTGCAATGGTTAAACGACTGCTCTCTGCTGCTTGCTGTTTTTACCCAGCCAATCCACTACCACCTGAGTAATTATCCTTAAGCACAAGCCCAGTCTATTCTCTCCCTTGCTTAGAAATCCTAACTAACTCCCTAGTACCAGTAGGAAAAGAAATCTAAATTTAAACTGGAATATAATGATCTCCATGATCTTGTCCTTTCCTGGGAAACAGCTTGCCCCATGTCTACCccggttttctttctcttttatttatttatttttttttaagtagtgaaAGCCTTTTCTGAAATAAAGTGAAACCTCACAGAAGCAGAGCTGTTCCTGATAAAACagggttggaggttccagtcccagCTGTTAGACTCCATTTCTACCTAACACCAAGCTCTTGAGGTTGAGGCACTTCTGTGCATCCCGTAAGGCCCTGAGGAGCAGAGTTTAGAAAGCACACCCCAGACATATGGGTTCAGGGTTAGCTCTCCCATGGctggctgagtgaccttgggtcAGTCACTTCCCATCTCTGGTTTTGTGTCATCATGTTCCAAAAGATAGAATAAGAAGCACACTGTTGTGAGTTTTACATAAAgccttttattctatttttacaatgttaacatTTTTTTGATGATATAATTTTTGATCTCATGCCATTCATGATACAGCGGTAAGAGgagaatatttcttttttaatgcccTTTATGTATTAAAAAGTGGCAGCTGTGAACAATGCTCTTTTGTCTTGGGGGATACTtactgatttgtgtgtgtgtgtgtggtaaattaTAACACaaacttgccattttaaccagTTCTAAGTGTAAAAgttggtgacattaattacattcaacaagttgtacagccatcactACAGTCTATTTCCAAGTCCTTTATTACCCTAAGCAGTATTTAAACCTGTtggcggttgagtcaattccaactcagagcgaccgtatagaacggagtagaactgcttcatagggtttccgaggctgtaatctttatggaagcagactgccacgtctttctcccacacgcAGTACGTACTGGCTCTTAAAACCCAAAAATATAGGATTCCTTTGGACAGTATCCACATTTTCAAACATTTTGACTTcaatctaagaaaaaaaatacattttatatccACATAAACATAacctaaataaaccaaaccaagccaaacctgttgttgttgagtcaattccaactcatagtgaccctgtaggacagtgtagaactgccccataggtttccagggagcgcctggtgtatttgaactgctgaccttttggttaacagctgtcgtagctcttaaccactatgccaccagggtttcctaacccaaataagttttataaaatggtatctttagtgaaatacgttctgatatattttgttttcttctaattaTTTTTCAATGCTGGTTGAGACCCATTAAACTGATTTCATGACCCATTAATAATGAATTACCACTTGCAGAAAAACACTGAACTAGATGATGTTGAAATTGCAGTCCTGCTCTCTAGCTTTAAATTTAGCTCACAGTGTTGCAATTACTTTCTACTTGAATGTACATCTTCTCCCCGTGTTtgacacaaaaagaaacatgaaGGAGGTTGAGTGATGCCTCCATGGTCAAAGCTTCAAACCAACCCGTTTGTTCCAGTTCCTGtttttctagcaagttcccaggcaatgtgTTAATGCTGCTGGTCAGGGACCAGCAGAGACCCACCCTAGTAGAGTGGCTCTCAAAATTCTCAAGATTTACTATACGTGtaagacctggggatcttgtaggttctgattcagtatatctgggggtggaaatgcaaattcacagGGGTTCAAACAGTAATGAAAGTGGGTCAAAGAGCCAGTAAACAGCAGAGCTCAGATTCATCCCCAGGTTATCTAACTCCCAAGCACAGTGCTTTTTCTTCTGTACTCCAGCCACCTCCTTTCCCGGTTTCTTTGAGCCTCCTCCCATTCCCACTCCACATATCTGGAGTTTGCTtgtttggggttttctttttgtttgtttttttaagaaggtACAGAGAATTGAATTCATCATGCTCTCCTCAGTTTATGGCACCTAATTGTCATTGGCCTATGCAGACCCTTTCTCTTACATTTTTTGTTCGTTCCCACACCACTTCTATCCAGAGGtacacattccatttctaatGTTTTGATACATGTGCTTGGAGTATGTTTGTACTCTTGAAAAGCTAAAGCATTGCTTTGTGTTTATATACGTTTTTAATTTTCCTAAATGGTGTTGAGCAGTGGATCGTGTTCtgttccttagttttttttttactcagcaccGTTTTTGAGATCATTCATGCAGCTGTATGTACATCTAGCTCTTCGCTTCTAACTGCTCTACAGGAATCTGTGGTGTGCatttgccacattttatttatacattctcCTGAGGTTGGAGACCTAGATTGCCTCCCACTTCCTGTCTCTCCCCACCTCCTGCCTCCCCTCCACTTCCTGACCCCACAGACAGTGCCACAGTGAACATCCTTGAACATGTCCCTTGTGGTCCTGTGCCAGAGTTTCTCGAATTTGTAGCTGGGAGAGGAATTCTGTATCACAGGGCACATGCATACTGAATTTCATTAAGTGTTATCAGTTTACTCTCCAGATTGATGGTAGCAGTTTACTCATTGTCAGCAGTTCACAAGGGTCCACAACAACCCATGGCATCATCCAGCTTTCTGACTTTGCCAATCCGATGGGTGTAGAGTGatctcattttaatttgcatGCCTCTGATTACTAATGAGGTCAAGTGTACTCACTAGCctttttttttcgtttgtttcCCCTTCtgtgaactgcctgttcatattctttaccAAATTTTCCACTGAGTttcctgcctttttctttttgcttttcaggAGCTTCTTGCATATTTTAGCTCAGTCTTTTGCAACCCAGTTTCCTAGACAGAATTTAAGCCTACTACCCTATTTTACCCTAAGGTGCTTATTGTACATAATAAATTAACTTTTCTCCTGTGCACCCAGAATGGCACTATTTACCTACTTTCTTTGGGGGAGTTGAGAAAACAGTCACTCagattattttctgggttttaagATTCAGATGAGGACCCCGAGCTGAGAAAGGCTGTTCTAGATAATAATTTCTAGTCGGTTTGggatgttgcaaatattttctcttagaaTGTCACCTGTCTGTGGCATTTGTTGTTGAATAGAaattcttgatttttaaaaagtcacaaataaccatttgttatttttaaagtagAACATATGCATTGTAGAAATTTAGAAAacgtaaaaaataaaaagcaccatGTATCTTCCAAGTcctttcctgtgtgtgtgtgtatgtgtgtatttttgcCAAAATATGGTCATGTTGTATGTGCTGTTTTGTAATCTGCCCTTTTTTGTTGTTCCTGTTAATGATTGCCATCTTTCCATGTCAATAAAGTTTTATCTAATACCCGGGCCATATTCAGATTTCTCCAGTTGTTTCATAAACGTCTTTTACAGCTGGTTTACTTAAACCAGGGTCCCAATCTAGGTCCTCGCATTGGATCTGGTTGTTACGTTCCTTAGGTCTCTCAATTTAAAACAGTCCATTTATCTCATCATGCTGACTTATTAAAGAGACCTCCAGT
The sequence above is drawn from the Elephas maximus indicus isolate mEleMax1 chromosome 12, mEleMax1 primary haplotype, whole genome shotgun sequence genome and encodes:
- the KCTD13 gene encoding BTB/POZ domain-containing adapter for CUL3-mediated RhoA degradation protein 1; translated protein: MLRTRLPAVRGGALTRLRRCWAPVSGPGGRGQAEDQCRLVAVACGRVGRALWLRGRDQGVFGSGPQGAERARDRRPPPPPGMSAEASGPAAAVDPSLEVAKPSGLEPGSAAYGLSPLTPNSKYVKLNVGGSLHYTTLRTLTGQDTMLKAMFSGRVEVLTDAGGWVLIDRSGRHFGTILNYLRDGSVPLPESTRELGELLGEARYYLVQGLIEDCQLALQQKRENLSPLCLIPTVTSPREEQQLLASTSKPVVKLLHNRSNNKYSYTSTSDDNLLKNIELFDKLALRFHGRLLFLKDVLGDEICCWSFYGQGRKIAEVCCTSIVYATEKKQTKVEFPEARIFEETLNILIYETPRDPDPALLEAIGGAAGGGGAGRGEDEDNREHRVRRIHVRRHITHDERPHGQQIVFKD